The Calditerrivibrio nitroreducens DSM 19672 genome window below encodes:
- a CDS encoding ABC transporter ATP-binding protein, which translates to MPLVELDNIKKEYIVGGNTTKVLKGITLSIDKGEFVALMGQSGSGKTTLMNIIGMLDTPTDGRYLLNGKDISKEDDNALSRLRNQFVGFIFQSFYLIPYSTVLENVLLPIYYSGKDLAKYTDKAKELLNQLGLYEKRNNKPNQLSGGQQQRVAIARALINDPEMILADEPTGQLDSETAKNIMDYISKLNEQGKTIILVTHDPATASYAKKIIKISDGLIID; encoded by the coding sequence ATGCCTCTCGTAGAGCTTGATAATATAAAAAAAGAGTATATTGTGGGGGGCAATACCACAAAGGTTTTAAAAGGGATTACCCTTTCAATAGATAAGGGTGAGTTTGTTGCTCTGATGGGTCAATCAGGATCTGGTAAGACCACCCTCATGAATATCATTGGTATGCTTGATACTCCCACAGACGGCAGGTATCTACTGAATGGAAAAGATATTTCAAAAGAGGATGATAATGCGCTTTCCAGGCTGAGAAATCAGTTTGTGGGATTTATTTTTCAAAGCTTTTACCTGATACCATATTCTACTGTTCTGGAAAATGTGTTGTTACCCATATACTATTCCGGAAAAGATCTGGCAAAATACACAGATAAGGCTAAGGAACTTTTAAACCAGCTTGGTTTGTATGAAAAGAGAAATAATAAGCCCAATCAGCTTTCTGGTGGTCAGCAGCAGAGGGTTGCAATAGCAAGGGCTTTGATAAATGACCCTGAAATGATTTTGGCTGATGAGCCCACCGGGCAGCTCGACAGTGAGACAGCGAAAAATATCATGGATTATATTTCAAAATTAAATGAGCAGGGTAAAACAATTATTCTTGTGACTCATGATCCTGCCACTGCATCTTATGCAAAAAAGATTATTAAAATTTCGGATGGTTTAATAATAGATTAA
- a CDS encoding efflux RND transporter periplasmic adaptor subunit has translation MKKIIIFIIVLLLIGVGIGIYIYKGKKKGVEIIDTDVVKTGNVSGFLQETGIIKAQVGAQISIGARATGTIRMLKVKVGDPVKKGQLVADIDDREIVAQIASLQDSIRTIENEIKQENELYPVKKSSLQKDIEINRSKYLFAKSSYEREKMLFDKGFSTTEQLDKAKTDMDVAYNNLKSSEIALEKLNKEHNLTLDSLKIKLDNAKNTLRETQVRLSYTKIYSPIDGIVTQVNADEGETIVAGLQVANLITVFNPNMLEMWIYIDETDIGKVKIGDNVEYTVDTYGDRKFEGVLSKIYYEPVVKDSIVYYLGIVPISLEDAKFLRPEMTTHVKIKVSEKKNVLTVKNGAIKFEAGEQVVYKVIDRSKNKVERISVKVGIRGENRSEILSGLKEGDEVAVKIILPPDFSGKKQVSQKKISKS, from the coding sequence ATGAAGAAAATTATAATATTTATCATTGTATTGTTACTCATTGGTGTGGGAATTGGGATATACATTTATAAAGGGAAAAAGAAGGGTGTGGAGATTATCGATACAGATGTGGTGAAAACTGGCAACGTCAGTGGTTTTCTGCAGGAGACAGGTATAATAAAAGCACAGGTGGGAGCGCAGATAAGTATTGGTGCAAGGGCCACTGGTACCATAAGGATGCTAAAGGTAAAGGTGGGGGATCCGGTGAAAAAAGGGCAGTTGGTGGCGGATATCGATGATCGTGAAATAGTTGCCCAGATAGCTTCTCTACAGGACAGTATCAGGACGATTGAAAATGAAATAAAGCAGGAAAACGAACTTTATCCTGTTAAAAAAAGTTCTCTTCAGAAAGATATTGAGATTAATAGATCCAAATATCTATTTGCCAAAAGTAGTTACGAAAGGGAAAAAATGCTCTTTGATAAAGGTTTTTCAACAACGGAGCAGCTTGATAAGGCAAAAACCGATATGGATGTGGCGTATAATAATTTAAAGAGTTCCGAAATAGCTCTTGAGAAGTTGAACAAGGAGCATAATCTTACCCTGGATAGTCTTAAAATTAAATTGGATAATGCAAAAAACACCCTAAGGGAAACTCAGGTAAGGTTGAGCTACACAAAGATATATTCCCCCATTGATGGGATAGTGACACAGGTGAATGCGGATGAGGGGGAAACTATCGTTGCAGGGTTGCAGGTGGCAAATCTTATAACAGTTTTTAATCCAAACATGCTTGAGATGTGGATCTATATAGATGAAACAGATATAGGAAAAGTCAAAATAGGTGATAATGTGGAGTATACAGTGGATACCTATGGAGATAGAAAGTTTGAAGGGGTTTTATCAAAAATATATTATGAACCTGTTGTAAAAGACAGCATTGTTTACTATCTTGGTATTGTTCCCATTTCACTGGAAGATGCGAAATTCCTCCGTCCGGAGATGACCACACATGTTAAGATTAAAGTCTCCGAAAAGAAAAATGTATTGACAGTAAAAAATGGTGCCATAAAATTTGAAGCCGGAGAGCAGGTTGTATATAAAGTTATTGATAGGAGTAAAAATAAAGTTGAAAGGATTTCAGTAAAAGTAGGGATCCGTGGTGAAAATAGATCTGAAATTTTATCAGGGCTTAAAGAAGGGGATGAGGTGGCTGTAAAGATTATCCTACCGCCGGATTTTTCAGGGAAGAAGCAGGTTAGTCAGAAAAAGATAAGTAAGAGTTAG